The genomic window GACAGGAACCTGTTCTTTAAGCCGAAGAGTCCTCTCTAAGAATCCTTTGAACACATCCCTCCTATCATAAAAACACGTCCACGGAGCAACATTCTCCCGAAACTgcaaaattcaaaaccaaacaTTTCACAAACCTCTCCACTTTTAATGGCACTCCCTAATAAAGAGCAAACAGTCAATAAAAGAATCATATAGCAGAAAACCTACCTTCTCATTGATCATGAGGATCATAGACATAACGTGCTCGAAACTCGCTGTCTCAGGAGCAAAATTAGGCCATAGATAGTTCTCCAAATACTGACTGACCTCCAGAATCATAACCCTCTGCAAAGGAACAGGCTTAATGCCACCTTTAACAAGAAGCTCTGTCTCGTAAATCTCTTTCACGAGCTCAGGATTAAACGGAGCTCGCTCCGAAGGATCCGCGGCGGATTTTGACCAATTCGCAGCAGCAATCTTCGTCAATCGATCTCGTTGGATCTCTACTAGAGTTATGGAATTTGACAGATTCGTTCCGGGTTTCTGCTCAGGTGGCCTTTCGGGAATTTCAGGGGCCAACTCGACCGGATACTCTGCAACTCGATGCCGCTTGAAATCATATGCTCCAGTGCCGTAAACCTTCGGCATTGTTCCTTCGGAAGGTTCGAGCAAACTTGAACTTCGTTCTCAGTGCTTCTTCTCAAGAAGAGAGGCTTCAGGTACCACCTACGAAAAACTCTGATAAACCCTAACCAGGGTTTTGTGTGCCTGAATACAGAATCAGTGCCCTCTAATCTTTAGTAGCAGAATGGTTTCCACTGCTGTTCATAAGGTGCTTCGCCGCCCATTGGCggagtgagagagagatagattgaAGACGGCGATCACTTGTTCGCTTGAGTCGGTTCAAAAGATCAGAGCATGCGCCAAAACATGGATTAAGATTCTCTCCGGTGAAGCTATGTGCCAGTGAGGTGCATCCCGACACTAATCTAACGGTCATTACATCTCAAGCCATTTTCACAACTTTAAAAAATCATtaggaaaaatagaaactaagaggCCGTTTGGTATAGTtcataaaaaacgtttctagcgttttttcgtgttaatagaacgaaaaaatgctgaaaaccGTTTGGCATGTTTAGGGTCCGTTCCAGTTTTTTCGAAACTGTCAGGGCCGTAAGAAACGAAAATTGCCTAATTTGATGAAACGCTCGAAGGCTGTTCCGTCGACAaagtttcgttccaaattaaTAGAGGGAGGAACGATCGTTCCCGATTGTCCGCGACAGAGAAAGGATAGcatagaggaaagaagagagcgCCCAGTTCGGTTCTTCACCTCAGGTCTGTGCTTCGcctctcctcctttttctccttcttctccttcttctccttcttcttcttcatttcttcttttcttcttctattcaaactcttcttctacttcatcTATTGTAACCACAGAGAGGGTTTGTGTgaaatttaggggtttttttctccttcttcttcttcattttttcttttctaccagAGACAGAGATCGATTAGCTAAACGAAGTTCTGGTTTCGAATAGTTTGGAACTCgcacaga from Macadamia integrifolia cultivar HAES 741 unplaced genomic scaffold, SCU_Mint_v3 scaffold3229, whole genome shotgun sequence includes these protein-coding regions:
- the LOC122067915 gene encoding RNA helicase aquarius-like translates to MPKVYGTGAYDFKRHRVAEYPVELAPEIPERPPEQKPGTNLSNSITLVEIQRDRLTKIAAANWSKSAADPSERAPFNPELVKEIYETELLVKGGIKPVPLQRVMILEVSQYLENYLWPNFAPETASFEHVMSMILMINEKFRENVAPWTCFYDRRDVFKGFLERTLRLKEQEKASSIAEKTNYLLFMINAFQVSAFL